The following is a genomic window from Paenibacillus sp. FSL R5-0766.
TCCACACATTGCCCCGCAGGGGACGTATGATCGGAATGATCCGGAATGGTGGACAGCAGGTTTCTGGCCTGGATTGTTATGGCTTGTCTATGGGGATGCTCCTGAAAGTGAAGCGGCGGCTTCGCTACATCGCATTGCCGAAAGCTGTGAGCGGCAACTGGAAGGTTGTCTGCGTGATCCCGAATCGGTGGATCACGATCTGGGGTTCATCTGGCTGCTTAGTGGCGTAGCCAACTACCGCCAGACGGGCAGCATGGATGGACGGCGGCGTGGCATGCTTGCCGCCAACCTGCTCGCTGCCCGCTTCCACGTGCGCGGTGAGTTCATCCGCGCCTGGAATTTCAGCTCGTCAGCAATGGATACGCGCGGCGTAGCCATCATTGACAGCATGATGAACCTGCCGCTGCTCTACTGGGCATCCGAGCAGAGCGGCGACCCTCGCTTCCGCTGGCTGGCGGAAGCACATGCGGACACCGTGGCGCGCGAATTCATCCGCGCTGACGGGTCCATCTGCCACGTGGTGGAGTTTGATCCACACACGGGGCAGAAGTTGCGAGAGCATGGCGGACAGGGCCATGCTCCAGGTTCCGCCTGGGCGCGGGGTACCGCCTGGGCGCTGCACGGGTTTGCGCTGTCTTTCCGGTATACGGGCGAAGCCCGATATCTGGAGACAGCGGAGCGTGCGGCCGATTTCTTCCTCGCCATGCTTGGCGAAGAGATCGTGCCGGTGTGGGATTTCCGCGCACCTGCGGAACATCAGGTGGCGTGGGACTCGTCCGCTGCGGCGATTGCCGCGAGCGGGTTGCTTGAGCTGGCGAAGCTGTCGCCACGCGGGGAAACCTATGCTGCCGCGGGAGAGCGTATTGTCCGCGGCTTGCATGAGCACTATAGCTCCGGCGATTCGGCAGCGGAAGAAGGTCTGATCATGCAGGGAACGGTGCATTACCCGGAAGGGCGAGGGTTGAATGTGCCGATTATATACGGCGATTATTTCTATATGGAAGCGCTGGCGAAGCTGCGTGGACATGCGGGGTTATTTTAAAAGAAGAATTGAGAACTATGCACAAGAGGAACTGAGGTTGAGAACGGATTAGTAAGGTCTAGTGTTATGAGCCTTTGAGTTGTTAGCAAACCATCATCACCTGTCCGCGTGCGGCTGTCTCCAGTATTAGGAACAATATCCCTTCTATTGGAGGCAGAGCACACCTAAGGGTAATCTTGAAATAGACGAGTCAAGTGCGGCGGACAGGCAGATGATGTACATAAGTAAAGGAAGACGAATGAAGAACCTAACATATGAATATCTCATTCCTTACGGTTGAATATTCATTCTTATGGGTCCAGTTGGGGTGCAGACTTAGCTATGCTTTACTGAAAGAATCGATTTTCACTTCGAAGGCGTGCGTCTCAGGATGACAAAGTCGGCAGAAGATTGATCTGGATAGCGCTGCGGAATAATCTCATGAACTTTGAAATCAGGGTAGTCGAAGAGATATTCGAACAGATTACGGTCCTGGATTGTATCAATCCCCGGGTTGCCGTTTTCTTTCAAACGGGTGTAAAGCACCACCCATGCTGTTGAGGAGTGCAGAATATCATAGAGGGTGTTCCGAAAATCTGTTTCATCGGTGATGTGATATAACACATCCAGACAGACCGTCAGATCGGCTTGCAGGAAACCTCGGTTAATCCATAGGCCTGGTGTATACAGCATGAAACTCTTGGAAGAATCCTTGGCAAATTGGGATGCACAACGTTTTACTGAAGAAGCCGCTACATCCACGCCGAGGTAGTCCTCATAATTCATGTATTGCAACTGGTTGCCATCCCCACATCCAAACTCAATGACACGATGAATCCCTTCACGTTGAATCAGTCCGTTCACGACCTCGGCCTTGAATTCAGCCAAAACCCCGTATGAACCCCTGCCAGAAGTTTCACCCGAACGATATGTTTCCTCCCAATACCCGATGTAATCAAAAGGCTGATGCATTATGTTTCCTCCAATCCTGTTAAAAGAAGTTCAAGACAGTCAATATACATAGGTATGCGCAATATTCGCGGGTATGATCGGTTGAAACAGGAATAGAAGATAAATTAATTTCCATAGAATTCCCTGAAAATTTCCTGAAAGTCTAAACATCTGGAAAGAACTTGCCGACATAAAACATAAGGAAAAAAATGATGATAATCGGGGGGAAATGATGTTAAAGCCAAGATTGACCAAGTACATGGTGATGATGCTGGTGTTGATGCTGAGTATTTCCAACGTAGGCTTGGCCGCTGCGGCAGACAAAGAACTGTCCAAAATTGTGGTTTCCAAGAATGAAATGTCGCTCGAAGTTGGTGATTCCAGTTCCGTTACAGTGACAGGTGTATATTCTGATAATACATCGACAAACGTAACGATCAGTTCATCCTGGAGTACCAGTGATACTTCGATAGCAACTGTATATAATGGCGCAATTACAGCCAAAAAGGAAGGTACAGCAACGATTACCGCAGCGTATCAGGGCCAAACTCAGACCGTTCAAGTGAAAGTAACGAAGAAGGTCAAAGCCCTTTCGAAAAACGTGCAAAGTCTGGATTTGCGCACGGGAGATACGAAAGATATCGTTTTGACAGCAACATATAGTGACAATACCACAAGTGAAAAGGCATCCGAGACTGCAGAATGGTCTACCAGTGATGAGAAGGTTGCTACCGTTGTGAATGGTAAAGTAACTGGACAAAGCGCGGGTACGGCAGTTATTACTGCGAAAGTTGGCAGCCAAAGCGTGACGGTGGATGTTAACGTTGAAGTGGTTAAACGTGTAGATGTAGATAAACAGCAAGTTAATCTGTTGTTGAATAAAAGTGAAAGTGTGAAAGTGACGGCTACGTACCCAGATGGCACAACCAAAGATGTAACCGATCTGGCGGAGTGGACATCCAGCAATGAGAAGGTCGCAGACGTGCTCAAAGGCGAAATTACAGGTTACTCTGCAGGTTCTGCCAAGATCACAGCCAAATACGGTACGAAATCAGTTTCCGTTGACGTGGATGTAGATCTGACCAGCAAGCTGAGTGTGGAGAAACAAAGTATTTTCTTCCGTTTGAGCGAGACATCCAAAACGGCTAATGTCGTTGTAACGGCTTCTTATCCAAACAGTAGCGATGTGAATGTAACGGATCAAGCAACATGGACATCCAGCAACGAGAAGGTTGCAACGGTATTCAAGGGACAGATCACAGCCATTAGCGCAGGTTCAACAACGATCAAAGCCACTTACAGTGGCAAAACCGTAGAAGTTGCTGTGGATGTAGATACGGCAAGATATTTGGATATCAAAGATGTAAATGACAAACTCGCCATGAGTGTTACGGGTGATAACAAGTCCAAGACATTGGTAGCTAATGCCGAATATATCGATGCGAGTACGGAGAATGTAACTTCCAAAGCAACATGGACTTCAAGCAATGCAGATGTTGTATATGTATCCAACGGCGATCTGATCGCATACAAATCCGGTACGGCTACGATCACTGTAGCTTATGGTGGTAAAACGGTTAAATTCACAGTGAATGTAGACGTAGCAGACAAGTATGAGATGGATAAGAAAAAAGCATCGGTAGCCGTTGGTGGAACGACTTCGGCCAAAGTGCTGGCGTTGTATGGTGAAACATCCAAAGATGTATCCGAAGATGCAACCTGGAGCAGCAGTAGCGACAAAATCGCTGAGGTAGATAGCAACGGGGTTATCACAGGTGTTGCCACAGGTAAGGCAACCATCACAGCGAAGATTGAAGGCAAAACACTGACTCTACCTGTTGAAGTAGGTATGGCTAGTGGACTGGAAGCAGATGTGAATTTTGTTGTTCTGTCTGCCAAAGAAACTCAGACGATCCTTCTAACAGGTACGGATGAGGACGGCAACACGTTGGATGTAACATCCGAAGCAACCTGGAAATCCAGCAATGCACGTGTAGCGGATGTGAAAAAAGGTGTGATCACAGGTAACAGCAGTGGTAAAGCCAACATCACAGCCGAATACGGCTCCAAAAAAGTGACCATTCAGGTTGAAGTGGATGTCATCTCACGTATTGAAGCTTCCGAGCCAGCTATTTCCCTGAAATCAGGCGATACAGCTGATCTGACGGTAACGGCTATCTTGAGCGACGGTAGCGAGCGTGATGTTTCTGACAAAGCTGAATGGAAAACGAACAGCTACAAAGTAGCTCAAGTGACCAAAGGTAAAGTCAAAGCTACAGGTTCAGGTAAAGCCAAAATCACAGCCAAATACGGTAGCAAGTCTGTAACGATTGCTGTAGAGGTGGATACACTGAAATATTTGCAGACGGATAAAGTAACGTTGACCATGAAACCTGGTGAAAAGGTAACCGTGGCTGCAACTGCAACGTATGCCGATGGCAGTGAAGCTAATGTATCCAAACCGGCTCTCTGGAAATCTTCCCGTATTGCAACAGCATCGGTGAAAGATGGTATTATTCAGGCGAACGGCAAAGGTAAGGCAACAATTACGGTGACATTTGCAGGTGTGAAAACCAAAGTAACGGTAGTGGTTGAAGCGAAGTAATTGCTTTTCCAAATGTGAGTGTGAAATGCGTAAATAAAAACGGTGATGCCCAGCTTAATAGCGGGTATCACCGTTTTTTTTGTATATAACCTAATCTAAAAAAAGAAACGTCCAGAACCCTTGCATACACCACTTTATTACAGATGTATATCCAAGAGATTCTGTGACGTTCCCTGTATGTTTGTATAACTACATCGTGTGAGACAATACCAGCGCACCATAGGCAAAAGCGATCACGATCAGAATGGCCGGATGCAGCTTGGTCTTGGTCATGACCCAGAGCGAGATGCCTGCTATGATCAACGTCTGCCAGATGCCGATGGAATCAGTGGATAGCTGCCCAAATTCCCATGTAAGCAGAATCATGAGTACGGCGATAACAGGCTGCACGAGTAGGGTCATGCCTTTGACTTTTGGTGACGTGCGATGTTTGTTCAACAGACGAAGTAATATAATTAGTGCGGTTGCGGAAGGTACGATTGTGGCAAAACTTGCGATAAATGCCCCAAACCAGCCTGCCACGTGATACCCGACAAATGCAGCAATTTTGGTTGCAATCGGGCCGGGAAGGGCGTTACCAATCGCCAGTACATCACCGAATTGCTCTGTGGTCATCCATTGGTAATGGTTCACAATCTCTTCCTGCATAAGCGGAATGGAAGCCGGACCGCCCCCATATCCCAAGATGTTCGCTACGAAAAATCCCCAAAATAATTCCCACCAGGTCTGGAGCATCCTTAGGACACCCCCTTATCGGACTCGCCTTTGGACTTGAAGCGCTGAACCAGATCCAGATGGAAGACACCATATCCCAGGAAAACCGCGATCACAATCCCTGGATGGATATCCAGCAGCTGCAATAGTACAAAGGCAATTACGCCGAATAGGGCGGCAAAAACTTTACCGAGTCCCTTCCAGGCTTTCATGGCAAATTCATAAGCCATCATGCCCAGCATGACAAAAATGACCGGCCGCACGGCGGCTACCATGCCTGCTACCACTTTCGACTCGCGTAGCGCATACATGGAACCGAGCAGAGCAATAATGGCAATACTTGTCGGCAAAATATGAGCGAGTACGGACACAATCGCGCCCAGCACACCTTTCGTTTTATAACCGAGATATGCAGCCATCTTGGTCGCGATGGGACCCGGCAGGGCATTGGCGATAGCCAAAATCTCGCCGAACTCCTCATCACTCACCCACTTGTAACGTGTAACGGCTTCGTAACGGATCAACGGGATAACCGAAGGACCACCGCCGTATCCGAGAATTCCGGTTCGTACCATTCCGATCACGAGACCTTTGTAATCTTTCCAACCCATGCTGATTTCCTCCTAGAGTCTCATGCCCATCCGGCTTTTATAGCGTTTCAACAACAGCTGTGATTCGACTTTGACGATACCCGGCATCTTATAGAGCTTCTCCAGCAAGAACTGCTCCATCTCTTCCATATCCGCAAAAATACCGTGCATGTGCAGGGTACTTGGGCCTGTCATATGATAAAGGCTGGTGACGGCTGGCTCTTCATCCAGTTTCTCAGCGACTTCATCCAGGAAGGGCGGTTCAACATCGACATTGAAAAAAGCCGAGACCTGAAGCCCAACTTTGCCAGGGTTGATCACAACGGTGAAGCGTTCGATGATTCCTTTTTCGGATAACGCATTAATGCGCGCCTGAACGGCCACACGTGACAACCCGATCTGTGTACCCAGGTCCGTATAGGATATCCGGCTGTTGTGGTGAAGCGCGGCGATGATTTTGCGATCCATCTCGTCCAGATTGTACATTTGCGGAATTTCTCCTCCTTTGGAGGAGCGTTTCTCTGACATGTTGACCATCCTTTTCCTTCGCTATATGAAATGAACAATAAAATTTTACTAAATATACAATGTGTATGTGGCATTCATAGTTTAATGACGAATCGTAACTGGAGTCAATCTATTTATCATGATTATTGAATTTAACCGATTTTGAGCCTTCATTTTGTCATTTTGACCAATTGGAAATAAAAAGACCACTCGCACAGTCCAATAGCGAGCAGCCGTTAAATAATAGATAAGCTGGAGTAAAGCGCAAAGTGTGATACGAAGCATGTCCGGTTATCCCTGTGCTGTCTTGGGCAGTAAAAGGGTAACGGTTGTCCCTTCGCCAGGCTCGGAAGACACTCTTAACGTTCCCCCTGCGCCACGAGCACGCTCTTCCATACTGAACAATCCAACACCATTACCAGCGGTTGCTTCGCTAAATCCGGCACCCTGGTCTTCAATAATAACCATCGTCATGTCCTCAGCGTCTTCTATAGTAACACGTGCCTCGGCAACATCGGCATACTTTGCGACATTGGTTAAGGCTTCCTGAATAATCCGGTAGATGGCTATCTCCCGGTTCATTTCCAATCGTTTGCGCAAATTACATTCCAGATCAACTTCGATCCCGTAGTGACGGGTGTAATTCTCGATATACGTACGAATCGCCGGAACAACACCCAGGTCATCCAGAACGGATGGCCTCAGCTCCCATGCCATACCACGTACATCTTCCATGATGCCCGTGACCTGTTTCCGGAGTGCTTCGACGCCCGGTTGAGGCTGATCTGCCAGTAGCCGGTCCATCTGGATCACCAGAGAGAAGAGACTCTGTCCAATCCCGTCATGCAGTTCACGCGAGATCCGGCGTCGTTCCTCTTCCTGAATGTTCATCACTTGGGACATCATCTTTTGCAATTCGCCTTCGACAGATTTCAGCTTGGTTACCTCACTACGTACAGCCAGATATTGATATGGCTCGCCGTCGTTATCAAGGAAAGGCACGATGGTGGTGTTGACCCAATAATAACTGCCGTCTCTGGCCCGATTACGAATCTCCCCGTTCCATACCTTACCTGAAGATATCGTGTCCCACAGGTTTTTCATAAAGTTTTTGCCATGGTATCCAGAATTAATGATTCGGTGATCCTTACCAATCAGTTCCTCGCGCTCATACTGCGAGATTTCACAGAATTTATCATTCACATATTGGATTTTCCCTTTGCGGTCCGTGAGGGCAACAATAGAGGACTCATCCAGAGCAAACTTCAGATCACTTAGTTGATGCAGGGAACCCTTCAACCTGCTGCGGAATTCATCATCTGTAATGTGATTATCGATTTCGTTCAGCAGGAGGCGTACAGGCTGGTCTGCGAGTCCACTTAATCTGTTCTTGCGTGCACTACTCAAAGTTCAGCAACCCCTTTTTCATGGCAAACTTCACCAGTTCCGGTCGTGTACGCAGGCCAAGTTTCTCCATCAGATTGCTTTTGTGGGATTCGACCGTTTTGACACTGATGATCAGATGTTCGGCGATTTCCTTGTTGGCGTATCCTTTGGCGATCCAGGACAAAATCTCTTTCTCCCGCTCGGATAACGTGTCATACGGTCCAGCGTTTTCCTGTTTGGCTTTGTCCAGGTATTCACTCATCAGCCGCTTGGTTGCACTGGGGTACAGATAGGCGCTACCCTCTGCTACGGAACGAATCGCAGCAAGCAATTCTTCATGCGGCGCACTTTTGAGGATATACCCGGATGCTCCTGCATGGATGGCGCGGAACAGATATTCTTCATCGTCATGCATGGTTAGTATCAAAATGGAGACATCCGGCATCAATTTCTTCAATTCAGCGGTAGCGGTCAGACCGTCTTTGCCTGGCGGCATGCTGAAATCCATCAAGACCACATCTGGTTTCAACTCTTGAGCCTTGGCAATGGCTTCATCGCCATCTGCGGCATCTCCAACGATATGTATATCATTCTTTCCTTCAAGTAAGGCGATCAGCCCGGAACGTACGACAACATGGTCGTCTACAACTAATAGTTGAATCACATGATTTCCCCCTGTCCGCTTCCTTAGTTCTATCTATATCATAACAAAAAAAGAAGCCATTCAGAGCTTTAATCTCCGAATAGCTTCTCTCACGCTAGTTCAAACTTTTATCCAAACACCTTCGGCCGAAGATGTAGAGCGATTTGCTCCGTCTGCCGGATCATATCCGGTGAGAAGGTGCAAGGCAGTCTGCTGCCAACGAGCAGCACGGCACCAGGCACGCTTCCTTCCTGGAACACAGGTACCGCTATGGCACTTACCAGCCGCTCAGCAAGCATTAACGGGCAGCGACCGGGGGTGTGCTCCCCGGTGGATTGTGCACCAGATCGGGCTGTACGCCCGGTCCGAAGGGCTGTGCCTACCAGATCTTGTCCGGGGCGCATTTCCATGCGTTTCACCCGTTCATTACTAGCCCCAGAGGTATACTTCCAACGTAGCATCGTACCGTTCAGACAGGCAAGTCCACAGAAGTCGCTGAATGTGTTCAGGCGCAGGCCGTCGATCATCTCCTGAATGCCAGATGGCAGTTCATCATGCATGAGAGGACACTTCCTTTTTCGAAATTATAACGTACGTAACGTTTAATTATTATCATTAACCTTTCAGGATCATCTTAAAGTAAGGGTATTACAATGTTAATTCTATTGTAGACCCATTCACGTACGTTGTAATTCAGGGAAAACCCCTATTTCCGTTCCGTAATCTACTGAACTTGGGCAGTGGAGGACTCCTGAGTCAGGTACACCAAGGGATTGAAGAAATACGAAGGATGAGGCATATCGGTGAAATGTGACTTTTCTCACAGCAAATTCAGGGAGTTTCTTGTCAATGATCAGGTAATCCCCCGATAACCCTGAAGCTACTTTCGCGGTATGATGGATACATAAGGAATCACCGAGGGGGACGAAGGTTATGGGTACAGTATTTGTAGAAAGAACAACCCAAAGAGCAGAGCAGAAACAAACGGAGGCGGGCAAAATGACACGAGAAACAGGCGGAATCCTTTCGTTCGTTACATCTGAGCAATGGGGCCTGATTGAAGCGAAAATGCAACCCAAACGGGTAAAGTCGGGGTATAGTCTCTTTCTCGAAGGCGATGAAGCCGGATATCTGTACTACATTCGTTCGGGACGAGTGAAAATGACCAAGTCGACGGAGGATGGCAAGGAAATTATTTTATCCATTCAGCAAAGCGGCGATCTCATCGGTGAATTCGGCGGCATCGGCGGAATGAATCATAGCTACAGTGCAGAGATGGCGGAAAAAGGGGAGCTGGCCATTATCTCGCTTAGCGATCTGGAAAGTATACTCAGCAAACATGGCGACCTTGCCCTGAAATTCTTGCAATGGATGGCGCTGTCGCAGCGGATTACCCAGTCGAGATTCCGTGATTTGTTGCTCTATGGCAAGGCGGGTGCGCTCGCTTCGACACTGATCCGTGCCAGCAATTCGTATGGTAGGGTTACACCGGATGGTATTGTGCTGGACATGAAGCTGAACCATACCGATCTTGCCGAGATGATTGGAGCTACCCGGGAGAGCGTAACGCGGATGCTGGGGGCATGGAAGGAACAAGGTACGCTGGATATGATGGACGGCAAACTGATGATTCGTGACCTGGCAGCCCTGCGTTGTATGTGTGGATGTCCTACATTCCCGAGCTGTCCGGTAGAGCTGTGCCGGTTGTAACATAGCTTGTTCCGGGGGGGATATCTCCATTAGCGATTGGGGTCGTTACGGAGAATAATAAAAAGAGCTGGCATCCGTATAATCGGTGTCAGCTTTTTTGATGTATGCGGAAAATCACATATGTAGCATTGGGTCTCCATTGGCCGTGCCATATTCCCTGGCGAGAATCGAATAGATCACAGAGTCATGAAAGGAACCTTTGTAGAACCAGTGCTCGCGCAATAGCCCTTCTCGCTGCATGCCAATCTTCTTCATGACGTTCTCCGAAGCTGTGTTGTGCGGACGACATTTGGCGTAAATCCGGTGAATGCCCAGTTCGTTGAAGCCAAAGCCTAGTAGAGCACTGGTTGCTTCGGCGGCATAACCTTTTCCTTGATAGGCGGGGTTAAGGACGTAACCGATCTCTGCATTGGTTTTCTCCATCACGTGAATACCTACTCCGCCGAGGAGTCTTCCATCACTTTTCAAACATATCGCCAGTTCATAGCCTTCTCGTGGTTGTGTCTGCTGCATGTCCAACACAAACTGCACGTATGCTCGTGTATCTTCTTCGGTATTCGGCCCCCACGCTGTATGCTGTGTAACTTCCGGTATGGAAGTATAGGCATGAATCCTCTCCCAATCGGTCTCCCGAATCTCCCGGATGATCAGTCTGTCAGTCTCCAGTTGCATCGTTGTTCACTCCTTCACGTTTTGAATAACTTTACTGTTCATTGTACAACAAAAAAAGCCCATAACAGATTCAACGAATGAATCGGTCATGAGCCATAATGTAGATCTATGATGTATGTGAATGCTATTGTGGTTGTTTACATTGAACTGCGGGATAAGTATAAGCCAGCTTACGGATAATTTCCTTTTGCCATCTCGTATCACCCAGGTTGGTTGCCAGGTTCAGAAGATCCAAATAATCGTCAAGCTGCAGATCAGCCTTTTGCAGAGTTGTATTCATTCGATGTTCGTTCCCCTTTATCTATAAAATCGTAAAATCATATGCAGTAGAAAGTTACAAAGAGACAAGTTCAATAATGATAATCATTATCACGTTTATATATTCATTATGCAATGAACGCTGGTAAAATGCAATCCCAAGTCCGCAACGAATTCAACTTTTTTCTGAAAATAGGCTCATTAAAATGGAATTCTAATGATCATCAGTATGGGCCAATAGACTCAACTTCTAAACTTTTTCATAAACTTTACAAAAAGAAAGAGGAATTCAGCATATGAACCATTAAATTAAAGGAGGATAACCCATTATCAGGTAATTTGGAGGAGGAGAAAGGGAATATGAAGAAGGCGTTATGGCAGCACTGGATCGGGGCATTCCTGGTCTTTATCATGATGGCAACCGCACTGCTGGGGCCGGGTTCGCAAAGTCCGGTACAAGCTGCAGCACCACTTACGGTATCTCAGGCCATCGCTGCCCAGAGCGGTGGAGGAACAGCAACGGTTGAAGGAATCATTGTTGGACATGCTACCGGGTCACTTACCGCGAAGTTTACATCTCCGTATGCCAATGATTTTAATGTTCTGATTGCAGATTCAGCGTCAGAGCGAACCAACGCCAGATTATTGGATGTACAGATTTCCTCATCTTTCCGTTCGCAATATGGATTGGCGTCCAATCCCAGTCTTGTAGGCAAAAAGATTATCGTAACCGGAACCCTCGGTGCCTACAACAGCTATGCAGGAGTCAAAAACCCAACGTCCATCACACTTTCCTCCGGAACAACCAATCCTGATCCAGAACCGAACCCGGGTACAACACTACCGGACGGTACCGGCAAGAAAGTATTATTTGATAATACCCACGCCCAGACAGCAGGTGCTGCCGACTGGATTATTGACGGGGCATTTTCGGATTTTGCCAATGGTTTGCGAAACGCAGGCTTTGCCGTGGATCAGCTGGAACGCAGCATCCCCTATACATTTGGTGAGCAAGCCATCACCTATAATAAATTGAAAGATTACCACGTCTTTGTCATCGGCGAAGCCAACGTGCCGTTCAAAGCGACTGAGCAGGCTGCGCTGGTGCAGTACGTGCAGAACGGAGGAAGTATCTTCTTCATCTCCGACCACTATAATGCAGACCGCAACAAAAACCGCTGGGATTCTTCCGAAGTATTTAACGGCTATCGCCGCGGTGCCTTCCTGAATCCGGCCAAAGGCATGTCCTCAGCTGAAGCCGA
Proteins encoded in this region:
- a CDS encoding GNAT family protein translates to MQLETDRLIIREIRETDWERIHAYTSIPEVTQHTAWGPNTEEDTRAYVQFVLDMQQTQPREGYELAICLKSDGRLLGGVGIHVMEKTNAEIGYVLNPAYQGKGYAAEATSALLGFGFNELGIHRIYAKCRPHNTASENVMKKIGMQREGLLREHWFYKGSFHDSVIYSILAREYGTANGDPMLHM
- a CDS encoding DUF6359 domain-containing protein, encoding MMATALLGPGSQSPVQAAAPLTVSQAIAAQSGGGTATVEGIIVGHATGSLTAKFTSPYANDFNVLIADSASERTNARLLDVQISSSFRSQYGLASNPSLVGKKIIVTGTLGAYNSYAGVKNPTSITLSSGTTNPDPEPNPGTTLPDGTGKKVLFDNTHAQTAGAADWIIDGAFSDFANGLRNAGFAVDQLERSIPYTFGEQAITYNKLKDYHVFVIGEANVPFKATEQAALVQYVQNGGSIFFISDHYNADRNKNRWDSSEVFNGYRRGAFLNPAKGMSSAEAESPAMQSVTSSDWLATNFGVRFRYNALGDVNASDIVAPAQSFGITAGVNSVAMHAGSTVAIIDPNKAKGLVYVPSGVSKWGNAVDQGVYNGGGRAEGAYAAIAKVGAGKAAFIGDSSPVEDATPKYLREETGATKKTYDGFKEVDDATFLVNTVKWLAVKESYTSLAQVPGLTLDTATSLLPIEAPAASTEPQLEPWAAPAAGYKWYDPTTFKTGSYGKAQ